From the genome of Triticum aestivum cultivar Chinese Spring chromosome 3B, IWGSC CS RefSeq v2.1, whole genome shotgun sequence, one region includes:
- the LOC123070427 gene encoding vegetative cell wall protein gp1, with product MITPSKTLFCTHHPPRTPPSPHRNPPHCPPSPAPPTPQRPTTTHLRRPTTPTPPTRPPAGRPSPSSRRPPVPIPSSTTVSLPAPDPAVGGHLPQRRLSLDRGGGGHDLPLTGAARTVPARSRASLAAPTQRTSPLTGSVTLLTSSLFKRVSQPEIYPVQPSSGHQPLPLGGDHVERPRILAPPLRRIRLDPAPSSVIMEGSLADPPSLLALPASALHSPSRLGPEPSPSLRSAHWHARSPPPDGVQYVRRVGAACSPACSTSVAFVQLARLCAVRHWMDGWISAARWLARCARWSLWSTDKA from the coding sequence atgataacaccctctaagaccttattctgcacacacCACCCACCCCGCACCCCGCCTTCTCCACACAGGAACCCACCCCATTGCCCACCTTCCCCAGCACCACCCACCCCGCAGCGCCCCACCACCACCCACCTCCGGCGCCCCACCACCCCCACGCCTCCCACCAGGCCGCCGGCAGGCCGCCCATCCCCATCCTCGCGACGCCCGCCCGTCCCCATCCCCTCGTCCACCACAGTCTCCCTCCCCGCGCCCGATCCAGCAGTGGGCGGACACCTCCCCCAACGACGACTCAGTCTAGATCGAGGCGGGGGCGGCCACGACTTGCCGCTGACGGGCGCGGCCCGCACGGTCCCAGCTCGATCTCGTGCCTCCCTCGCGGCCCCCACCCAACGAACTTCTCCCCTGACTGGATCTGTCACCCTCCTCACCTCCTCCCTCTTCAAGCGGGTGTCGCAACCGGAGATCTACCCTGTCCAACCGTCCTCCGGCCATCAGCCCCTCCCTCTTGGTGGTGATCATGTCGAGCGCCCCCGCATCCTAGCGCCTCCCCTGCGGCGGATCCGTCTGGATCCAGCCCCGTCGTCCGTGATCATGGAGGGATCCCTCGCCGACCCACCTTCCCTTCTAGCGCTCCCGGCATCTGCACTCCATTCGCCCAGCCGGCTCGGCCCCGAGCCCTCACCTTCTCTCCGCAGTGCACACTGGCACGCACGCAGTCCGCCCCCCGACGGCGTGCAGTACGTCCGTCGCGTTGGTGCAGCTTGCTCGCCTGCGTGCAgtacgtctgtcgcgttcgtgcaGCTCGCTCGCCTGTGTGCAGTCCGTcactggatggatggatggattagTGCAGCTCGGTGGCTCGCCAGGTGCGCTCGGTGGTCGCTGTGGTCTACCGACAAAGCATGA